GAGGCCAAGAAGCGCCTGGGTATCGCCGCATGAGCGAGGCGGCGACAGCGGCCAAATCAGGAGCGGGCGCCTTTTCCGGCTTCGAGCGCATGGTGGCGTGGCGCTATCTGCGCTCGCGGCGCAAGGAGACGGTAATCTCGGTCATCGCCTCCATCTCCTTCCTCGGCATCATGCTCGGCGTCGCGACGCTGATCGTCGTCATGGCGGTGATGAACGGTTTCCGCGCCGAGCTGCTCACGCGAATCCTCGGCGTCAACGGCCATCTCATCGTGCAGCCGCTCGATTCGCCGCTGGAGGACTACGCCCAGGTGGCGAGCCGCATCAACGGCGTCTCGGGCGTCAAATACGCGATCCCGCTGATCGACGGCCAGGTGCTGGCGCAAGGCAATGTCGGCGGCGGCACGGGCGCCCTGGTGCGCGGCATCCGCGGCGAGGACCTCGGCAAGATCTCGATCGTTTCCAGCAACATCAAGCAGGGCACGCTCGACGGTTTCGACACCGGCGAGGGCGTGGCGATCGGCAAGCGCATGGCGGAAAGCCTCGGGCTGGTGCTCGGCGATACTATCACGCTGATCTCGCCGGACGGAGACGTGACGCCGCTCGGCACGACGCCGCGCATGAAGGGCTACAAGGTGGCCGCGATCTTCGAGGTCGGCATGTCGGAATATGACAGCTCGATCGTCTACATGCCGTTTTCGGAAGCGCAGCTCTATTTCAACATGGACGGGCGCGCGCAGACCATCGAGATCTATGTCGACAATCCCGACAATGTCGATGCGCTGAAGCCGCTGGTCGAGCAGGCGGCGCAGCGGCCGGTCGATCTCGTCGACTGGCGCCAGCGCAACGAGACCTTCTTCTCGGCGCTGCAGGTCGAGCGCAACGTCATGTTCATGATTCTCACGCTGATCGTGCTGGTGGCGGCGCTCAATATCATTTCGGGCCTCATCATGCTGGTGAAGGACAAGGGCCACGACATCGCCATCCTGCGCACCATGGGCGCCTCGCGCGGCGCGATCCTGCGCATCTTCCTGATGACCGGGGCGGCGATCGGCGTCACCGGCACGCTCGCCGGCGTGCTGCTCGGCGTCGTCATCTGCATCAACATCGAATCGATCCGCCAGTTCTTCTCGTGGATGACCGGCAGGATACTGTTCAACCCCGAGCTCTATTTCCTCAGCCAGCTGCCGGCGAAGATGGACCCGCGCGAGACGACCTATGTCGTCATTATGGCGCTGGGCCTGTCCTTCATTGCGACGGTGTTTCCGGCTTGGCGGGCCGCCCGGCTCGATCCGGTCGAAGCCTTGAGGTACGAGTGATGGCCGAAGCCATTATCGAGCTGAAGGGCGTCGAGCGGCACTACGTCCAGGGGCCGCGCAAGCTCACCATTCTGAACGGCGCCGACTTTTCGCTGAGGCGCGGCGAGATGGTGGCGCTGGTGGCGCCATCGGGTTCCGGCAAGTCGACTTTGCTGCATACGGCGGGACTGCTGGAGCGGCCCGATGCTGGCGACGTGATCCTCGCCGGCCGCGCCTGTGGCCGCCTCTCCGACGAAGAGCGAACCGCGATCCGCCGCAACGATATCGGCTTCGTCTACCAGTTCCATCATCTGCTGCCGGAATTCTCGGCGCTCGAGAACATCATGATGCCGCAGCTGATCAAGGGGCTTCCTCCCAAGGAGGCGTCGGAGCGGGCGGCACAGCTTCTGGATTACATGCAGATCGGCAAGCGCGCGCAGCACCGGCCGGCCGAGCTTTCCGGCGGCGAGCAGCAGCGTGTCGCCATTGCCCGCGCGGTCGCCAACGCACCGCTGGTGCTCCTGGCCGACGAGCCGACCGGCAATCTCGATCCGACGACCGCCTCCTATGTCTTCGATGCGCTCGAAGCGCTGGTCCGGCAATCGGGGCTGGCGGCGCTGATCGTCACCCACAACCACGAGCTGGCTTCGCGCATGGACCGGCGGGTGACGCTGGCCGAAGGCAAGGTGGTGCCCCTGTAGGCCAAGCCGGTATTCGGATGAGGCTGGCCTGCGGACGGCAGTTTCCTGCGCTTCCGGTGCTCACGTACTTTAAGTACGCTCCGCTCCAGTTCTCGGAACCTGCCATCCTCGACTCAGCCTGATCCGAATTCCGGTTTGGCCTGGCTCCGCGCAACGAACCTCATCGCTCGTCAACCTTTCCTTAACTCTGCCCAAACGGACCGGCTGAATTCGCTCCGCCGGGCTATCGACGGTCGTTGACATTCGAACAAAATTAGAACAAATTACGAACATACTAACAACGGAGAGAGTTATGTCTGATCTGGTTCAGGATGTCGTCTCGCTGGTTTGCATGAGCACCTTTCTCGTTTCCATGGCGATCTGGATCGGCGCCATGTGATCAGGCGGCCTCGCCGCCGCTGTTTCGGGCGGGCGAGGGCCCGCCCTTGCGGGATGGGCAAGAACCCGCCTGGGATGGGCAAGAGCCCGGCCATTGTTGTTAAGTCTTTCTTGGCCGCGCCGACGTAGGCTGCCCATCCAGACAGGAGCCCAAGACAGGGGAGCCAAGTGTCGGTCTTCGTCACGGTCACCCTCGTGGCCGGCAATCTCGGACTGATCTTCCTTTTGATGACCGTGCCGCTCGGGTCGCGCACGGTGACGGTCAGCCGCGTGATCAAGGCC
This region of Mesorhizobium sp. M2A.F.Ca.ET.046.03.2.1 genomic DNA includes:
- a CDS encoding ABC transporter ATP-binding protein: MMAEAIIELKGVERHYVQGPRKLTILNGADFSLRRGEMVALVAPSGSGKSTLLHTAGLLERPDAGDVILAGRACGRLSDEERTAIRRNDIGFVYQFHHLLPEFSALENIMMPQLIKGLPPKEASERAAQLLDYMQIGKRAQHRPAELSGGEQQRVAIARAVANAPLVLLADEPTGNLDPTTASYVFDALEALVRQSGLAALIVTHNHELASRMDRRVTLAEGKVVPL
- a CDS encoding lipoprotein-releasing ABC transporter permease subunit; protein product: MSEAATAAKSGAGAFSGFERMVAWRYLRSRRKETVISVIASISFLGIMLGVATLIVVMAVMNGFRAELLTRILGVNGHLIVQPLDSPLEDYAQVASRINGVSGVKYAIPLIDGQVLAQGNVGGGTGALVRGIRGEDLGKISIVSSNIKQGTLDGFDTGEGVAIGKRMAESLGLVLGDTITLISPDGDVTPLGTTPRMKGYKVAAIFEVGMSEYDSSIVYMPFSEAQLYFNMDGRAQTIEIYVDNPDNVDALKPLVEQAAQRPVDLVDWRQRNETFFSALQVERNVMFMILTLIVLVAALNIISGLIMLVKDKGHDIAILRTMGASRGAILRIFLMTGAAIGVTGTLAGVLLGVVICINIESIRQFFSWMTGRILFNPELYFLSQLPAKMDPRETTYVVIMALGLSFIATVFPAWRAARLDPVEALRYE